In Streptomyces sp. NBC_01381, a genomic segment contains:
- a CDS encoding SLATT domain-containing protein, giving the protein MSQPDMQPEGVPHDGHGQGAGAGARESARGGTEGSRAGDLTGRSFPLGDWGEPAERLDELYRWVERGALNTAAWYLSDRAWKRRGAQFSRVGAALGGVGAGVFPLLDLAGAAGDVAAWGFVSLLAGVACVGCDRFFGLTSGWMRDVATAQAVQRRLQVLQFDWASESVREVLGPTEGTASEAAERCLGVLRRFSEDVTEMVRAETADWMVEFRSGPAPLAMQALVPASRGEAGPAPARAALPPGARPNMPRQRPPEPR; this is encoded by the coding sequence GTGAGCCAGCCGGATATGCAGCCCGAGGGGGTGCCCCATGACGGGCACGGGCAGGGTGCCGGGGCAGGGGCGCGGGAGAGCGCCCGGGGCGGCACCGAGGGCTCCCGGGCCGGGGATCTGACGGGGCGGAGCTTCCCGCTCGGCGACTGGGGCGAGCCGGCCGAGCGGCTCGACGAGCTGTACCGGTGGGTGGAGCGGGGGGCGCTCAACACGGCGGCCTGGTATCTGTCCGACCGCGCGTGGAAGCGGCGCGGGGCGCAGTTCTCGCGCGTGGGCGCGGCGCTGGGGGGCGTGGGGGCGGGGGTGTTTCCGCTGCTCGATCTGGCGGGGGCGGCGGGGGATGTCGCCGCGTGGGGGTTTGTCTCGCTGCTGGCGGGGGTCGCGTGCGTGGGGTGCGACCGGTTCTTTGGTCTGACGTCTGGGTGGATGCGGGATGTGGCCACGGCTCAGGCGGTGCAGCGGCGGCTGCAGGTGCTGCAGTTCGACTGGGCTTCGGAGAGTGTGCGGGAGGTTCTCGGGCCCACGGAGGGGACGGCGAGCGAGGCGGCCGAGCGGTGCCTGGGGGTCCTTCGGCGGTTCTCGGAGGACGTGACGGAGATGGTGCGGGCCGAGACGGCGGACTGGATGGTGGAGTTTCGGTCCGGGCCCGCGCCGCTTGCCATGCAGGCGTTGGTCCCCGCCTCCCGGGGGGAGGCGGGGCCTGCCCCTGCGCGGGCCGCGTTGCCGCCGGGGGCGCGGCCGAACATGCCTCGGCAGCGGCCGCCGGAGCCTCGGTGA
- a CDS encoding DUF4956 domain-containing protein codes for MDSTQTTLEQTGQIAAHLGLDLVAVTLLTFGVFYPRHRRRELVPAYLALNVALFAVVAALASAGGDGGLALGFGLFGVLSIVRLRSDAVQHQEVAYYFITLVLGLLCGLPALSLPMASGLAAVLLLVMYVADHPRLYAGDRRTVVTLDAVYREETALRAELARRLGEPLGWTVQEVDYVRDLMVVEVRFRQPEPSGRPGEFAGVRTAQRRRTTRSRTPAPAHQKETV; via the coding sequence ATGGACAGCACACAGACCACCCTCGAACAGACCGGCCAGATCGCGGCCCACCTCGGCCTCGACCTCGTGGCCGTGACCCTGCTGACCTTCGGCGTCTTCTATCCGAGGCACCGCAGGCGCGAGCTGGTCCCCGCCTATCTCGCCCTGAACGTCGCGCTGTTCGCGGTCGTCGCGGCCCTCGCGAGCGCCGGCGGCGACGGCGGACTCGCGCTCGGCTTCGGGCTCTTCGGGGTGCTCTCGATCGTGCGGCTCCGCTCGGACGCGGTGCAGCACCAGGAAGTGGCGTACTACTTCATCACCCTCGTCCTCGGCCTGCTCTGCGGCCTTCCCGCGCTCTCGCTGCCGATGGCGAGCGGCCTCGCCGCCGTCCTGCTCCTGGTCATGTACGTCGCCGACCACCCGCGCCTGTACGCCGGTGACCGGCGGACGGTCGTCACGCTGGACGCCGTGTACCGGGAGGAGACCGCGCTGCGCGCCGAGCTCGCGCGGCGCCTGGGGGAGCCGCTCGGCTGGACGGTCCAGGAGGTCGACTACGTACGCGACCTGATGGTTGTGGAAGTCCGGTTCCGGCAGCCGGAACCTTCCGGGCGGCCCGGGGAGTTCGCAGGGGTACGTACAGCACAACGACGACGCACGACCCGGTCCCGCACGCCTGCCCCCGCACACCAGAAGGAGACCGTGTGA
- a CDS encoding DJ-1/PfpI family protein — protein MSRKPVHLAVYDTLADWEPGYATAYLARTGHEIRTVAAGSPDTVTTVAGVRIKPDLDLAELRPEDSSLLILPGADLWDTGDDLAPFARTARAFLDAGVPVAAICGATAGLAREGLLDDRAHTSAVSFYLAATGYKGGERYVDADAVTDGDLITAGPTEPVAFAREVLGRLGAFEGEKLDAWYRLFHDSDASAYEVLES, from the coding sequence ATGTCCCGCAAGCCCGTACACCTGGCCGTCTACGACACACTCGCCGACTGGGAGCCCGGTTACGCCACGGCGTACCTCGCCCGCACCGGACACGAGATCCGCACGGTCGCCGCCGGTTCGCCCGACACCGTCACCACGGTCGCCGGCGTACGCATCAAGCCCGATCTGGACCTCGCCGAACTGCGCCCCGAGGACAGCTCGCTGCTGATCCTGCCGGGCGCCGACCTGTGGGACACCGGCGACGACCTCGCCCCCTTCGCCCGTACCGCACGCGCCTTCCTCGACGCGGGCGTGCCGGTCGCCGCGATCTGCGGGGCCACCGCAGGGCTCGCCCGTGAGGGGCTGCTCGACGACCGCGCGCACACCAGCGCGGTGTCGTTCTATCTCGCGGCCACCGGCTACAAGGGCGGCGAGCGGTACGTCGACGCGGACGCCGTCACCGACGGCGACCTGATCACGGCGGGCCCGACCGAGCCGGTCGCCTTCGCCCGCGAGGTGCTCGGGCGGCTCGGCGCCTTCGAGGGCGAGAAGCTGGACGCCTGGTACCGCCTCTTCCACGACTCGGACGCATCCGCGTACGAGGTGCTCGAGTCGTGA
- a CDS encoding dolichyl-phosphate beta-glucosyltransferase: MSVDLTVVVPAYNEERRLGPTLAAIRAFLDGTYLDETYLDEAGPEGKGGRWELIVVDDGSTDRTAEIAVDAELDDPRVHLIRSDRNRGKGHALRLGVLASRGARVLVTDADLATPIEELERLDKALTDGHAAAVGSRVGAGATIEARQHRLRELLGRGGNFLIRTVAVPGIRDTQCGFKLFDGDHAREAFAASRLCGWGIDVEILQHLRRAGLPIAEVPVRWAHQEGSKVRPFDYVKVLAELTSLKARTLRRTDVLVAALFLVLSVTLYSGRWIAPGDRYLPDSLQDQNQWEWFFAVTAENVRHLQNPLFTTLQNFPDGVNLMANTVMLGLSVPFAPVTWLFGPAVALNAAMTLGLAATAVTWYWLIVRRLVRHRGAAAVGAALAAFAPPMISHAHAHPNFMVLFMIPLIIDRALRLCEGDGTRVVRDGIVLGLFTTYQIFLGEEPLLLAALGMLLFAAAYGVVRRDVARAAFGPLARGLGIALAVTLPLVAFPLYWQFFGPQSYTSVLHGDNAGNSPLALLSFAERSLAGDGQTAAGLSLNPTEQNAFYGWPLVALAFAIVVRLWERAVVKALAFTALAAAFLSLGPKFRIPWTDVVLPGPWRPLAHLPLFESVIESRVAMVCAPALGMLVALALARLLTAPRSAFHYAGVTAVALALLPIVPMPLRAVERAEVPAFIADGTWKRYVGEGESLVPVPLPDPANAEALHWQTAADLGFRLPGGYFNGPWGPDRVGIYGASPRNTSNLLRDVRSAGRAPQITKEWRAAARADLAYWKAGVLVLAPQAHDAELRVTVEELLDRPAKWVDGVWIWDLHKGS; encoded by the coding sequence ATGAGCGTGGACCTGACCGTCGTCGTCCCCGCGTACAACGAGGAGCGCCGGCTGGGCCCCACGCTGGCCGCGATCCGCGCGTTCCTGGACGGGACGTACCTGGACGAGACGTACCTGGACGAGGCCGGTCCTGAGGGCAAAGGCGGCCGCTGGGAGCTGATCGTCGTCGACGACGGCTCCACCGACCGCACCGCCGAGATCGCCGTCGACGCGGAGCTCGACGACCCCCGCGTCCACCTCATCCGCTCCGACCGCAACCGCGGCAAGGGCCACGCCCTGCGCCTCGGCGTCCTCGCGTCGCGCGGCGCCCGCGTCCTGGTCACCGACGCCGATCTGGCGACGCCCATCGAGGAGCTGGAGCGCCTCGACAAGGCGCTCACCGACGGCCACGCGGCCGCGGTCGGCTCCCGCGTCGGCGCGGGCGCGACGATCGAGGCCCGCCAGCACCGCCTGCGCGAGCTGCTCGGACGCGGCGGCAACTTCCTCATACGTACGGTCGCCGTCCCCGGAATCCGCGACACCCAGTGCGGATTCAAGCTCTTCGACGGCGACCACGCCCGCGAGGCCTTCGCCGCGTCCCGGCTGTGCGGCTGGGGCATCGACGTCGAGATACTCCAGCACCTGCGCCGCGCCGGCCTGCCGATCGCCGAGGTGCCGGTGCGCTGGGCGCACCAGGAGGGTTCGAAGGTCCGCCCGTTCGACTACGTGAAGGTCCTCGCCGAACTGACCTCGCTGAAGGCCCGCACCCTGCGCCGCACGGACGTCCTCGTCGCGGCCCTCTTCCTGGTCCTGTCGGTCACCCTCTACTCGGGCCGCTGGATCGCACCGGGCGACCGCTATCTCCCCGACTCGCTCCAGGACCAGAACCAGTGGGAGTGGTTCTTCGCGGTGACGGCGGAAAACGTCCGCCACCTCCAGAACCCCCTCTTCACGACCCTCCAGAACTTCCCCGACGGCGTGAACCTCATGGCCAACACGGTCATGCTCGGCCTCTCCGTCCCCTTCGCCCCCGTGACCTGGCTCTTCGGCCCGGCGGTCGCCCTGAACGCGGCGATGACGCTGGGCCTCGCCGCGACCGCGGTCACCTGGTACTGGCTGATCGTCAGGCGTCTCGTACGCCACCGGGGCGCGGCGGCCGTCGGCGCGGCGCTCGCCGCCTTCGCGCCGCCGATGATCAGCCACGCGCACGCGCACCCGAACTTCATGGTCCTGTTCATGATCCCGCTGATCATCGACAGGGCGCTGCGGCTCTGCGAGGGCGACGGCACACGTGTCGTACGCGACGGGATCGTGCTCGGCCTCTTCACGACGTACCAGATCTTCCTCGGCGAGGAACCGCTGCTGCTCGCCGCGCTGGGCATGCTGCTGTTCGCGGCCGCGTACGGGGTGGTGCGCAGGGACGTGGCGAGGGCGGCCTTCGGGCCCCTCGCCCGGGGTCTTGGGATTGCGCTGGCCGTCACGCTCCCCCTCGTCGCGTTCCCCCTGTACTGGCAGTTCTTCGGCCCGCAGAGCTATACGAGCGTGCTGCACGGCGACAACGCGGGCAACAGCCCCCTCGCCCTGCTCTCCTTCGCCGAACGCTCGCTCGCGGGCGACGGGCAGACCGCCGCCGGGCTCTCCCTGAACCCCACCGAGCAGAACGCGTTCTACGGCTGGCCCCTGGTGGCGCTGGCCTTCGCGATCGTCGTACGTCTCTGGGAGCGGGCGGTGGTGAAGGCGCTGGCGTTCACGGCGCTCGCGGCGGCGTTCCTGTCGCTGGGCCCGAAGTTCCGCATCCCGTGGACGGACGTGGTGCTGCCGGGCCCGTGGCGGCCCCTCGCCCATCTCCCCCTCTTCGAGTCGGTCATCGAATCGCGGGTGGCGATGGTGTGCGCCCCGGCGCTCGGCATGCTGGTGGCACTCGCGCTCGCCCGCCTGCTCACGGCCCCGCGCTCGGCTTTTCATTACGCCGGTGTCACCGCCGTCGCGCTGGCCCTGCTGCCGATCGTGCCGATGCCGCTGCGGGCGGTGGAGCGTGCCGAGGTGCCGGCGTTCATCGCCGACGGGACCTGGAAGCGGTACGTGGGGGAGGGCGAATCCCTCGTGCCGGTGCCGCTCCCGGACCCCGCGAACGCGGAGGCACTGCACTGGCAGACGGCCGCCGACCTGGGCTTCCGCCTCCCCGGCGGCTACTTCAACGGGCCGTGGGGCCCGGACCGCGTGGGCATCTACGGGGCGTCGCCCCGCAACACGTCGAACCTCCTGCGGGACGTCCGCTCGGCGGGCCGCGCCCCGCAGATCACCAAGGAGTGGCGCGCCGCCGCCCGCGCCGACCTGGCGTACTGGAAGGCGGGCGTGCTGGTCCTCGCCCCGCAGGCGCATGACGCGGAACTTCGCGTGACGGTCGAGGAACTCCTTGACCGCCCCGCAAAGTGGGTAGACGGCGTGTGGATCTGGGATCTGCACAAGGGCAGCTAG
- a CDS encoding aspartate aminotransferase family protein, with the protein MTPQPNPQVGAAVKAADRAHVFHSWSAQELIDPLAVAGAEGSYFWDYDGNRYLDFTSGLVFTNIGYQHPKVVAAIQEQAATMTTFAPAFAVEARSEAARLIAERTPGDLDKIFFTNGGAEAVENATRMARLHTGRHKVLSAYRSYHGATSAAINLTGDPRRWPSDNGTAGVVHFWAPFLYRSPFHAENERQECERALQHLEDTIAFEGPQSIAAIILETVPGTAGIMIPPPGYLKGVREICDRYGIVFILDEVMAGFGRTGKWFAAEHFDGGIVPDLLTFAKGVNSGYVPLGGVAISAAIAETFARRPYPGGLTYSGHPLACAAAVATINVMEDEGVVENAARVGTEVIAPALADLAERHPSVGEVRGLGMFWALELVKDKTTREPLVPYNASGEANAPMAAFGAAAKKQGLWPFINMNRTHVVPPCNITETEAKEGIAALDAALTVADEHTV; encoded by the coding sequence ATGACCCCTCAGCCGAATCCCCAGGTCGGCGCCGCCGTCAAGGCCGCGGACCGCGCGCACGTGTTCCACTCCTGGTCCGCACAGGAGCTGATCGACCCCCTCGCCGTAGCCGGCGCCGAGGGCTCGTACTTCTGGGACTACGACGGAAACCGCTACCTCGACTTCACCAGCGGCCTCGTCTTCACGAACATCGGGTACCAGCACCCGAAGGTCGTCGCCGCGATCCAGGAGCAGGCGGCGACGATGACGACGTTCGCCCCCGCCTTCGCCGTCGAGGCCCGCTCCGAGGCCGCACGCCTCATCGCCGAGCGGACCCCGGGCGACCTCGACAAGATCTTCTTCACCAACGGCGGCGCCGAGGCCGTGGAGAACGCGACCCGCATGGCGCGTCTCCACACCGGCCGCCACAAGGTGCTCTCCGCCTACCGCTCGTACCACGGCGCCACCTCCGCCGCGATCAACCTCACCGGCGACCCCCGCCGCTGGCCCTCCGACAACGGCACGGCGGGCGTCGTCCACTTCTGGGCGCCGTTCCTGTACCGCAGCCCGTTCCACGCGGAGAACGAGCGGCAGGAGTGCGAGCGGGCCCTCCAGCACCTGGAGGACACGATCGCCTTCGAGGGCCCGCAGTCCATCGCGGCGATCATCCTCGAGACCGTCCCGGGCACCGCGGGCATCATGATCCCGCCGCCGGGCTACCTCAAGGGCGTACGCGAGATCTGCGACCGGTACGGCATCGTCTTCATCCTGGACGAGGTCATGGCGGGCTTCGGGCGTACGGGCAAGTGGTTCGCCGCCGAGCACTTCGACGGCGGCATCGTGCCCGATCTCCTCACCTTCGCCAAGGGCGTGAACTCCGGTTACGTCCCGCTCGGCGGCGTCGCCATCTCCGCCGCCATCGCCGAGACCTTCGCGCGCAGGCCCTACCCGGGCGGCCTCACGTACTCCGGGCACCCGCTCGCCTGCGCCGCCGCCGTCGCGACGATCAACGTCATGGAGGACGAGGGCGTCGTCGAGAACGCGGCCCGCGTCGGTACGGAGGTCATCGCTCCGGCCCTCGCGGACCTCGCCGAGCGGCACCCGAGCGTCGGCGAGGTGCGTGGCCTCGGCATGTTCTGGGCCCTGGAGCTGGTCAAGGACAAGACGACCCGCGAGCCGCTGGTCCCGTACAACGCCAGTGGCGAGGCGAACGCCCCCATGGCGGCGTTCGGCGCGGCCGCGAAGAAGCAGGGCCTGTGGCCCTTCATCAACATGAACCGCACCCACGTCGTCCCGCCGTGCAACATCACGGAGACGGAGGCGAAGGAGGGCATCGCGGCCTTGGACGCGGCGCTGACGGTGGCGGACGAACACACGGTGTAA
- the recR gene encoding recombination mediator RecR: MYEGVVQDLIDELGRLPGVGPKSAQRIAFHILQTEPTDVRRLAHALLEVKDKVRFCATCGNVAQEELCNICRDPRRDLSVICVVEEPKDVVAIERTREFRGKYHVLGGAISPIEGVGPDDLRIRELLSRLADGTVTELILATDPNLEGEATATYLARMIKPMGLKVTRLASGLPVGGDLEYADEVTLGRAFEGRRLLDV, from the coding sequence GTGTACGAAGGCGTGGTCCAGGACCTCATCGACGAGTTGGGCAGGCTGCCCGGCGTCGGTCCCAAGAGCGCGCAGCGGATCGCCTTCCACATCCTGCAGACGGAGCCGACGGACGTACGCCGTCTCGCGCACGCCCTCCTTGAGGTGAAGGACAAGGTCCGCTTCTGCGCAACGTGCGGAAACGTGGCGCAGGAGGAACTCTGCAACATCTGCAGGGACCCCCGCCGCGACCTGTCGGTCATCTGCGTGGTGGAGGAGCCCAAGGACGTCGTAGCGATCGAGCGCACCCGCGAATTCCGCGGGAAGTACCACGTCCTGGGCGGCGCGATCAGCCCGATCGAGGGAGTGGGCCCGGACGACCTGCGCATACGAGAACTCCTGTCCAGGCTCGCGGATGGCACGGTCACGGAACTCATCCTGGCCACGGACCCGAACCTGGAGGGCGAGGCCACGGCGACGTACCTCGCGCGCATGATCAAGCCCATGGGCCTGAAGGTCACCCGCCTGGCCAGCGGGCTCCCTGTCGGGGGAGATCTGGAATACGCGGACGAGGTCACTCTGGGCCGCGCTTTCGAGGGGAGACGACTCCTAGATGTCTAA
- a CDS encoding response regulator transcription factor — protein sequence MAHLLVVEDDPQLRGALVRALRDKGHAVATAPTGMAGLDAAVTSRPDLVVLDLGLPDIDGAQVLRMLRAVSDVPVIVATARDEEPEMVSVLEAGADDYLVKPFGAAQLDARVKAVLRRLGADEVEEPLHIGGLAIDPAAREVSLDGATIDLTPREFDLLAYLAHRPGQVVSRRELLAEVWQQPLGGADKTVDVHLSWLRRKLGETAQAPRYLHTIRTVGVKLTPPDDPQSRDAQDPEAG from the coding sequence ATGGCCCATCTTCTCGTCGTGGAGGACGATCCACAGCTGCGCGGCGCCCTCGTGCGCGCCCTGCGCGACAAGGGGCACGCCGTAGCGACGGCGCCCACCGGCATGGCGGGGCTCGACGCGGCGGTCACCAGCAGGCCCGACCTCGTCGTGCTCGACCTCGGCCTCCCGGACATCGACGGCGCCCAAGTCCTGCGTATGCTCCGCGCGGTCAGCGACGTACCGGTCATCGTGGCGACGGCCCGCGACGAGGAGCCGGAGATGGTGTCCGTCCTGGAGGCCGGGGCCGACGACTACCTCGTGAAGCCTTTCGGCGCCGCCCAGTTGGACGCCCGCGTCAAGGCCGTGCTGCGGCGGCTCGGTGCGGACGAGGTCGAGGAGCCCCTCCACATCGGCGGTCTGGCCATCGACCCCGCCGCCCGCGAGGTCTCCCTGGACGGCGCCACGATCGACCTCACCCCGCGCGAGTTCGACCTCCTCGCCTACCTGGCCCACCGCCCCGGCCAGGTGGTCTCCCGCCGCGAACTCCTCGCCGAGGTCTGGCAGCAGCCCCTGGGCGGCGCCGACAAGACGGTGGACGTCCATCTCTCCTGGCTCCGCAGAAAGCTGGGCGAGACGGCCCAAGCGCCCCGCTACCTCCACACGATCCGAACGGTGGGCGTCAAGCTGACGCCCCCGGACGACCCGCAGTCGCGAGACGCCCAGGACCCAGAGGCCGGCTGA
- a CDS encoding GntR family transcriptional regulator — MPAPDGPAVIRSTLRQQIADALRDEILGGRLEPGQEFTVKEIADQYGVSATPVREALVNLAAQGLLDADQHRGYRVHEHSLADYRGMLEARSLVSDGIFRDLMTNAAAHTDAAAGLVSVRRRGEEAARAACAGDLNVLIGYDLRFWRELSALFGNPYLSDFLHRLRVQSWVCAVTYLRRAVERGDGDLRGTLWARHTDLVDALARRDPQAAHRIVAEYNAHSLDLIERLAATA, encoded by the coding sequence ATGCCCGCACCCGACGGCCCCGCCGTCATCCGCAGCACTCTGCGCCAGCAGATCGCCGACGCGCTGCGCGACGAGATCCTCGGCGGCCGTCTGGAGCCCGGCCAGGAGTTCACGGTCAAGGAGATCGCCGATCAGTACGGCGTCTCCGCGACCCCCGTCCGCGAGGCCCTGGTGAACCTCGCCGCGCAGGGCCTCCTCGACGCCGACCAGCACCGCGGCTACCGCGTCCACGAGCACTCCCTCGCGGACTACCGCGGCATGCTGGAGGCCCGCAGCCTCGTCTCCGACGGCATCTTCCGCGACCTCATGACCAACGCGGCGGCGCACACCGACGCCGCCGCGGGCCTCGTCTCCGTACGCCGTCGTGGCGAGGAGGCCGCCCGCGCGGCCTGCGCCGGCGACCTGAACGTACTCATCGGCTACGACCTGCGCTTCTGGCGCGAGCTCAGCGCCCTCTTCGGCAACCCCTACCTCTCGGACTTCCTGCACCGCCTGCGCGTCCAGTCCTGGGTCTGCGCCGTCACCTACCTGCGCCGCGCCGTCGAACGCGGCGACGGCGACCTGCGGGGCACCCTGTGGGCCCGGCACACCGACCTCGTCGACGCCCTCGCGCGCCGCGACCCGCAGGCGGCGCACAGAATCGTCGCGGAGTACAACGCCCACTCCCTCGACCTCATCGAGCGGCTGGCGGCCACTGCATGA
- a CDS encoding HAMP domain-containing sensor histidine kinase, with translation MRRRLLLLTAATTALVLTALLVPLTLLTRTHAADRATAEATARAQWVAHALGPALATAAERETAEQTVESVNTPGLPATSLILGDGSRIGPPVAKGTPPVTDAIRLARTGRAFTYEPSTGGRQVLVPVQGAEGGTAVVQVTLTQRQLYAGMMTSWLVLAGIGVGLVLIGLLLADRLGARLVGATRRLARTADRLAAGDLTARATPEGPPELRLVAGELNRLAARIDELLAAERENAADLAHRLRTPVAALRLDAETLRDTEEAHRIAADVAALERSVDDVIRKARRPLRDTPHADLASVARERAAFWLPLAEDQGRTTETETPEERIPVPVPEDELAAALDALIGNVLDHTPQGTAFRITVRITAQGTAELTVADEGPGLPATYAAERGTSGGGSTGLGLDIARRTAEDAGGTFATADAAPGTRVTLTFPRAPQPPPAGTRSAPHAPTG, from the coding sequence ATGCGCCGCCGTCTCCTGCTCCTCACCGCCGCCACGACCGCCCTCGTCCTGACCGCCCTCCTCGTGCCGCTGACCCTCCTCACCCGCACCCACGCCGCCGACCGGGCCACGGCCGAGGCCACCGCCCGCGCCCAGTGGGTGGCCCATGCCCTGGGTCCTGCCCTGGCCACCGCGGCCGAGCGCGAGACCGCCGAGCAGACGGTGGAGAGCGTCAACACCCCTGGTCTGCCCGCCACTTCACTCATCCTGGGTGACGGGTCCCGCATCGGGCCGCCCGTGGCGAAGGGCACGCCTCCCGTCACCGACGCCATCCGTCTCGCCCGCACCGGTCGCGCCTTCACCTACGAGCCCTCCACCGGGGGCCGCCAGGTCCTGGTCCCCGTCCAGGGCGCCGAAGGCGGCACCGCGGTCGTCCAAGTCACGCTCACCCAGCGCCAGTTGTACGCGGGGATGATGACGTCCTGGCTCGTGCTCGCCGGGATCGGGGTCGGGCTCGTACTCATCGGGCTGCTGCTCGCCGACCGGCTCGGCGCCCGTCTCGTCGGCGCCACCCGCCGCCTCGCCCGCACCGCCGACCGCCTCGCCGCAGGCGACCTCACCGCCCGCGCCACCCCCGAGGGTCCGCCCGAACTCCGCCTGGTGGCAGGCGAGTTGAACCGCCTGGCGGCCCGCATCGACGAACTCCTAGCCGCCGAGCGCGAGAACGCCGCCGACCTCGCCCACCGCCTGCGCACCCCCGTCGCCGCCCTCCGCCTGGACGCCGAGACCCTGCGGGACACGGAAGAGGCGCACCGCATCGCCGCGGATGTCGCCGCCCTCGAACGCAGCGTCGACGACGTCATCCGCAAGGCCCGCCGCCCCCTCCGGGACACGCCGCACGCCGACCTCGCATCCGTGGCCCGCGAACGCGCCGCGTTCTGGCTGCCGTTGGCCGAGGATCAGGGCCGTACGACCGAAACGGAAACCCCTGAGGAGCGGATCCCCGTGCCCGTCCCCGAGGACGAGCTGGCCGCCGCCCTCGACGCCCTCATCGGCAACGTCCTGGACCACACCCCCCAGGGCACCGCCTTCCGCATCACCGTCCGCATCACCGCGCAGGGCACCGCCGAACTCACGGTCGCCGACGAAGGCCCCGGGCTCCCCGCGACGTACGCGGCCGAACGCGGCACCAGCGGCGGCGGCTCCACCGGGCTCGGCCTGGACATCGCCCGCCGGACCGCCGAGGACGCGGGCGGCACGTTCGCCACGGCGGACGCCGCCCCCGGCACCCGGGTCACCCTCACCTTCCCCCGCGCGCCGCAACCCCCGCCCGCGGGAACGCGGTCCGCACCGCACGCGCCCACCGGTTGA
- a CDS encoding YbaB/EbfC family nucleoid-associated protein, giving the protein MIPGGGQPNMQQLLQQAQKMQQDLAAAQEELARTEVEGQAGGGLVKATVNGSGELRGLVIDPKAVDPEDTETLADLIVAAVQAANENAQALQQEKLGPLAQGLGGGGIPGLPF; this is encoded by the coding sequence GTGATCCCCGGTGGTGGCCAGCCCAACATGCAGCAGCTGCTCCAGCAGGCCCAGAAGATGCAGCAGGACCTCGCGGCCGCGCAGGAGGAGCTCGCTCGCACGGAGGTCGAGGGCCAGGCGGGCGGCGGTCTCGTCAAGGCGACGGTCAACGGCTCGGGCGAGCTGCGCGGCCTCGTCATCGACCCCAAGGCGGTCGACCCGGAGGACACGGAGACCCTCGCCGACCTGATCGTCGCGGCGGTCCAGGCGGCGAACGAGAACGCGCAGGCGCTCCAGCAGGAGAAGCTGGGCCCGCTCGCGCAGGGCCTGGGAGGCGGCGGCATCCCGGGCCTTCCCTTCTAA
- a CDS encoding VTC domain-containing protein — translation MNPAVRAIGRAALAARPIALDEVNARAELLARYDNSYLVPVEIFEDLAALLTDPRRPSGPFRALSIGGKRWFGYHSTYYDTPELLTFHEHRQGRRLRYRIRERLYQDSGERQFEIKLKSGRGETVKHRQRLEGDDHVLDAARQGYLAGVLRGSYGIEAPGGLTKALVTEYQRATFVADGQRVTCDAGLVVRDMATGRTVEADRGLVLVETKTQGHLTEADRVLHRYGVRAADFTKYCGGFAALRPELGINRWARAVRTAFPRAGVAARGGR, via the coding sequence GTGAACCCCGCCGTACGCGCCATCGGAAGGGCCGCGCTCGCCGCGCGCCCCATCGCGCTTGACGAGGTGAACGCGCGGGCGGAACTCCTCGCCCGCTACGACAACAGCTATCTCGTACCGGTCGAGATATTCGAGGACCTGGCCGCGCTGCTCACGGATCCCCGCCGCCCCTCGGGCCCCTTCCGGGCCCTGAGCATCGGCGGCAAGCGCTGGTTCGGCTACCACTCGACGTACTACGACACCCCTGAACTCCTTACCTTCCACGAGCACCGGCAGGGGCGGCGGCTGCGCTACCGCATCAGGGAGCGGCTCTACCAGGACAGCGGGGAGCGGCAGTTCGAGATCAAGCTGAAGAGCGGGCGCGGCGAGACGGTCAAGCACCGGCAGCGTCTGGAGGGCGACGACCACGTCCTGGATGCCGCACGGCAGGGCTATCTGGCGGGAGTGCTGAGGGGTTCGTACGGGATCGAGGCGCCGGGCGGTCTGACGAAGGCGCTGGTCACCGAGTACCAGCGGGCGACGTTCGTCGCCGACGGGCAGCGGGTGACGTGCGACGCGGGGCTCGTGGTGCGCGACATGGCCACGGGCCGGACGGTGGAGGCGGACCGCGGTCTCGTGCTCGTGGAGACCAAGACGCAGGGGCATCTGACGGAGGCGGACCGGGTTCTACATCGGTATGGGGTGCGGGCCGCGGACTTCACCAAGTACTGCGGTGGATTCGCCGCCCTGCGGCCCGAGTTGGGCATCAACCGGTGGGCGCGTGCGGTGCGGACCGCGTTCCCGCGGGCGGGGGTTGCGGCGCGCGGGGGAAGGTGA